One region of bacterium genomic DNA includes:
- a CDS encoding aminotransferase class V-fold PLP-dependent enzyme, which produces MILRYFALSNRTLPKMSIYLNNAASGWPLAPGVLDAMEHFLISPHCHSNRSSDQTTDVLQSCRDAIAHHFRFNPTNRVILLPSATYALNIAVLGCNLGKNDVVVVSAAEHNSLLRPLFRLQEQIGIVLKVIPLNSEGNLCETEFERAIALGPKLVALTHASNVTGRIFNVQKWFLLAKLSGATTLLDAAQTAGLVDVTPSELSADLTVFAGHKCFHGPPGIGGLLVGENTEIQPILTGGTGIRSNLLQQPPDYPTRLECGTPNLPAIAGLHAAVQTSTIEIVERHARIKANAKLLRNGLTEMKHVSVLSHSQSDNETGVISFLVNGWEPDEVGMILQQSYSIVCRTGLHCAPLIHNYINSSPFGTVRFSISSYNTSEEIAFALDAVDALAK; this is translated from the coding sequence ATGATTCTTCGCTATTTTGCTTTGTCCAATCGAACACTTCCGAAGATGTCAATTTACTTAAACAACGCTGCTTCCGGATGGCCGTTAGCTCCAGGCGTACTGGATGCTATGGAACACTTTCTGATTTCTCCTCACTGTCATTCCAACCGTTCATCAGATCAGACAACCGATGTTCTTCAAAGCTGTCGGGACGCGATTGCACACCACTTTCGTTTCAATCCTACGAATCGTGTGATTTTACTTCCCAGTGCGACCTATGCTTTAAACATCGCTGTCCTGGGATGTAATCTGGGTAAAAACGATGTTGTTGTTGTGTCGGCGGCTGAGCACAACTCGCTTCTACGTCCGCTTTTCCGGCTTCAAGAGCAAATCGGAATCGTACTCAAAGTTATCCCGCTAAATTCAGAGGGAAACCTGTGTGAAACAGAGTTTGAAAGAGCGATCGCTCTCGGTCCAAAACTTGTTGCGCTAACCCATGCTTCTAATGTTACTGGACGCATTTTTAACGTTCAAAAATGGTTCTTACTCGCAAAGCTAAGCGGGGCGACAACTCTGCTTGATGCCGCTCAAACGGCAGGTTTAGTTGATGTAACTCCGTCGGAATTGTCTGCCGATCTTACGGTGTTTGCTGGGCATAAGTGTTTTCATGGACCACCGGGCATTGGTGGATTGCTTGTGGGAGAGAACACCGAAATCCAACCGATCCTAACCGGTGGTACCGGTATTCGCAGTAATCTTCTTCAACAACCGCCCGACTACCCGACTCGTTTAGAATGTGGAACACCTAATCTTCCCGCTATCGCTGGTTTGCATGCTGCAGTACAAACTTCCACTATTGAAATAGTGGAGCGACACGCCAGGATAAAAGCAAATGCAAAATTGCTGCGGAATGGTCTTACAGAGATGAAGCACGTTTCGGTCCTATCTCACTCACAATCTGACAATGAAACGGGAGTGATCTCATTTCTTGTGAACGGTTGGGAACCTGATGAAGTCGGGATGATTCTGCAGCAGAGTTACTCTATCGTATGCCGAACCGGACTTCACTGTGCTCCTTTGATCCATAATTACATAAACAGTTCACCATTTGGAACAGTAAGATTTAGCATTTCCAGTTATAATACTTCCGAAGAAATTGCATTCGCATTAGATGCAGTAGATGCACTTGCAAAATGA